The following are encoded together in the Nitrospira sp. genome:
- a CDS encoding PAS domain S-box protein, translating into MSVHPLRPRPRQPELALDPNILHVLPANIAVLDAQGTILAVNEAWERFAAANGFVGDAYGVGLNYLRICDAAAPNSDATQVAQGIRHILDGTIRAFSYEYESSSPFLRRWFRLIVTPMQGHRSYGAVVMHINVSDLKQAEAAMHQSEARLRAIVDTAVDGIVVINNRGTIESVNPAVTRMFGYSPEQLIGQNVKLLMPDPYHTEHDQYLRNYLSSGQKKVIGIGREVLGLRSNGVSFPIELAVSEMLVDGAQKFTGIVRDISSRKQAEAQFQQVVESAPNGMLMIDPQGRITLVNKQVEQMFGYMREEMLGKPVEMLIPERFRNDHPAHRTGYFSAPTSRVMGAGRELFGLHKNGHEFPVELGLNPIDTPTGKLALASIVDISLRKRSENALSKATQDLEWKNWELSEARDQAVRAGQAKTEFLATMSHEIRTPMNGVIGMTTLLLDTELTAEQRGYLDTLKHSGESLLRIINDILDYSKIEAGKFTIEHIPFDLRLTIEDTLDILAPIAQGRELELVGLIDAQTPRTVIGDPGRIRQILTNLVGNAIKFTEKGEVLIQVLQTDEGDGSVTLRFEVIDTGIGLTLEAQAKMFQAFSQADSSTARKYGGTGLGLSICKRLVELMGGQIGLQSMPGMGTCISFTVKLGTPQEGTAPIAPPLPVKNLNGLRVCLVDDNATNRSLLQYHVSAWNMHHESAVDGPSALALLKKAAEEGIPFDLALVDVTMPDMSGLELCRLIKQDPAIAKTQVILLTASGQRGDSATAKEVGATGYLTKPIRERHLADCIRLALGREGQGDEKAQLITRHTLTEAKARTVQRVLVVDDNPINQRVAVKMLEKLGCRVDLAGNGMEALAAVCRHPYPLVFMDCQMPDLDGFETTRLIRSQEQPGTRLPIIAMTANAMAGDREACLKAGMDDFISKPIIVEELRAKVAHWLPDATPEVRTASAGDDALRDA; encoded by the coding sequence ATGTCGGTTCATCCACTTCGTCCCAGGCCTCGACAACCGGAGCTCGCGCTGGACCCGAACATCCTGCATGTGTTGCCGGCTAACATCGCCGTGCTGGATGCGCAGGGGACGATTCTCGCGGTCAACGAAGCCTGGGAGCGGTTTGCCGCGGCCAACGGTTTCGTCGGCGACGCCTATGGCGTGGGACTCAACTACCTGCGCATTTGCGATGCGGCAGCTCCCAATTCCGATGCCACGCAGGTGGCGCAGGGCATCCGGCATATCCTGGACGGCACCATTCGCGCCTTCTCGTATGAGTACGAAAGCTCAAGCCCCTTCTTACGTCGCTGGTTCCGCCTGATCGTGACACCGATGCAAGGCCACCGGAGTTATGGCGCCGTCGTCATGCACATCAATGTCTCGGATTTGAAGCAGGCCGAAGCCGCCATGCACCAGAGCGAAGCGAGACTGCGTGCGATCGTTGACACGGCCGTGGACGGCATCGTGGTGATCAATAACCGGGGCACCATCGAATCCGTGAACCCGGCGGTCACCCGCATGTTCGGGTACAGCCCGGAACAATTGATTGGGCAAAACGTCAAGTTGCTCATGCCCGACCCCTACCATACGGAACACGACCAATATCTGCGCAATTACCTGTCGTCGGGCCAGAAGAAAGTGATCGGCATCGGACGAGAGGTCTTGGGCCTTCGCAGTAACGGCGTCTCATTCCCCATCGAATTGGCCGTGAGCGAGATGCTCGTCGATGGCGCTCAAAAGTTTACCGGCATCGTCCGAGACATCTCGTCCCGCAAGCAGGCCGAAGCGCAATTCCAGCAAGTCGTGGAATCCGCGCCGAACGGCATGTTGATGATCGACCCGCAGGGCAGGATCACGCTGGTGAACAAGCAGGTCGAACAGATGTTTGGCTATATGCGAGAGGAGATGCTGGGGAAGCCGGTGGAGATGTTGATCCCCGAGCGGTTTCGCAACGACCATCCCGCTCATCGTACCGGCTATTTTTCCGCCCCGACTTCGCGGGTCATGGGGGCCGGCCGAGAGTTGTTCGGCCTGCATAAGAACGGCCACGAGTTTCCCGTCGAACTCGGACTGAATCCGATCGATACGCCGACCGGAAAACTCGCGCTGGCCTCAATCGTCGACATCTCGTTGCGCAAACGTTCGGAGAATGCCCTCTCCAAAGCCACCCAGGATCTGGAATGGAAGAACTGGGAATTGTCCGAAGCCCGCGACCAGGCCGTGCGGGCCGGCCAGGCAAAGACCGAATTCCTAGCCACGATGAGCCACGAAATCCGCACCCCCATGAACGGGGTGATCGGCATGACGACCCTGTTACTCGATACCGAGTTGACCGCGGAGCAACGGGGGTATTTGGATACGCTGAAACATTCCGGTGAGTCCCTGTTGCGCATCATCAACGACATCTTGGACTATTCTAAGATCGAGGCCGGCAAGTTCACCATTGAGCACATCCCCTTCGATCTCCGGCTGACCATCGAAGACACACTGGATATCCTGGCGCCCATCGCACAGGGACGAGAATTGGAACTGGTCGGGCTGATCGATGCCCAGACGCCGCGAACGGTGATCGGCGATCCAGGACGGATCAGGCAAATTCTCACCAACTTGGTCGGCAACGCCATCAAGTTTACCGAGAAGGGGGAAGTGCTGATCCAAGTGCTACAAACGGACGAAGGCGACGGCTCCGTTACCCTGCGATTCGAGGTGATCGATACCGGCATCGGCCTCACCCTGGAAGCCCAGGCAAAAATGTTCCAGGCCTTTTCGCAGGCCGACAGCTCGACGGCACGCAAATACGGCGGCACGGGGCTTGGCCTCTCCATTTGCAAACGTCTCGTCGAGCTGATGGGCGGGCAGATCGGACTCCAGTCGATGCCAGGCATGGGAACCTGCATCTCCTTCACGGTGAAGCTCGGCACTCCGCAAGAAGGCACCGCTCCCATCGCCCCACCCTTGCCCGTGAAAAATCTCAACGGCCTACGGGTCTGCCTGGTGGACGACAACGCCACCAATCGAAGCTTGCTCCAGTACCATGTCTCAGCCTGGAACATGCACCACGAGAGCGCGGTGGATGGGCCCTCGGCGTTAGCCCTGTTGAAGAAGGCTGCTGAAGAGGGCATCCCGTTTGATCTCGCCCTCGTCGATGTCACGATGCCGGATATGAGCGGCCTGGAGCTCTGCCGTTTGATTAAGCAGGATCCCGCCATCGCGAAGACACAGGTCATCCTGCTCACGGCCTCGGGGCAACGCGGAGACAGCGCCACGGCCAAGGAAGTGGGCGCCACTGGGTACCTGACGAAACCCATTCGCGAACGTCATCTGGCGGATTGCATTCGCCTCGCCCTTGGTCGAGAGGGCCAAGGAGACGAGAAGGCGCAGCTGATCACGCGGCATACCTTGACGGAAGCGAAGGCTCGCACCGTCCAGCGTGTGCTGGTGGTGGATGACAATCCGATCAACCAGCGCGTGGCCGTGAAAATGCTCGAGAAACTGGGATGTCGCGTGGATCTCGCGGGAAACGGCATGGAGGCCTTGGCCGCGGTGTGCCGTCATCCCTATCCCTTGGTCTTCATGGACTGTCAGATGCCGGACCTCGACGGATTCGAAACCACCCGCTTGATTCGTTCTCAAGAACAACCGGGAACGCGCCTGCCGATCATCGCCATGACGGCCAATGCCATGGCGGGCGACCGCGAAGCTTGTCTGAAGGCCGGCATGGACGATTTCATCAGCAAACCGATCATCGTCGAGGAACTGCGAGCGAAAGTGGCGCACTGGTTGCCGGACGCCACGCCGGAAGTCCGGACCGCGTCTGCCGGGGATGACGCGCTGAGAGACGCATAG
- a CDS encoding response regulator transcription factor, with product MNELEHTPTRVFVINPQELVRVGMRALLNSVPDFRIVGEAPSRAEALPLVLQQQPDIVIVDLRVQDGTGIETAKEILSHLPATRLLFLADTLNDTILLSAVATGAHGYVLQDAGAETLLHALRSITKGQAYLDPGVTRHTFAYLRKVADREPERGRHLLSPQERRLLPLIAQGKTNKEIAAELGLSDKTVKNYLANVYSKLHLTRRSQAAAFYLKTIP from the coding sequence ATGAACGAACTAGAGCACACCCCGACCAGGGTGTTTGTCATCAACCCCCAGGAACTTGTCCGAGTCGGCATGCGCGCCCTCCTGAACTCCGTTCCCGACTTTCGCATCGTCGGAGAAGCGCCCTCGCGGGCCGAGGCGCTCCCACTGGTGCTTCAACAGCAACCGGACATTGTCATCGTGGACCTCCGCGTCCAAGACGGCACAGGCATCGAAACGGCCAAAGAAATTTTGTCCCATCTTCCGGCCACGCGCCTGCTGTTCCTGGCCGACACGCTCAACGACACCATCCTGCTCTCTGCCGTGGCCACCGGCGCGCACGGATACGTCTTGCAGGATGCCGGAGCGGAGACACTCTTACATGCATTGCGCAGCATCACCAAGGGGCAAGCGTATCTCGACCCAGGCGTGACGCGGCATACCTTTGCCTATCTCCGCAAGGTGGCCGATCGAGAACCAGAACGCGGCCGACATCTGCTCTCACCGCAGGAACGGCGCCTCCTTCCCCTCATTGCGCAGGGAAAGACCAACAAGGAGATCGCCGCCGAATTGGGCTTGAGCGATAAAACCGTGAAGAACTATCTGGCGAATGTCTATTCCAAGTTGCACCTGACCAGGAGGTCTCAGGCCGCGGCGTTTTACCTCAAGACGATCCCGTAG
- a CDS encoding PAS domain S-box protein, producing MYHLRSFHLRDMTACGAALRRLGANANSIQEVADRLVRHLYRSFTMAQTGEPACVLVRLFKTTHYSLLPEDLQTLADQKLQPAQRTPDLTCLTLLGSAGIHEGWNDPALSSRFRVLPLNGPDTLERLPMFHQLFRRLGFPLPETAGGKPNLLLDPHEHEFNVFHVPEALGSPYVPAQERFVRTYGIRSVLGFGAPLPNGDLFSIILFSRDFIPEETAQMFKPLTICAQIALTPHAKPMERAPQIGGAAQSETRDLERLLAVHEQTVNAQADRLELLVQGSQIGTWDWHIPSGRVTFNERWAAILGYHLDEVEPHVRTWEELVHPDDLPAVMEAVAAHLRGDQPTYSSEHRLRTKSGSWRWVLDSGRVVERDAQGAPIRATGLHLDISDRKELEAEQALAQRTLQTKQEALDEAQPLAHLGSWEWDIATGAERWSDEHYRIFGLDPAQTTPTYAIFLAALHPDDRERVEQAVAKTLQYDTRYNLECRITRPSGELRHIHCRGIVRRHADGSPVGMAGTVQDITEYKRAEFAWRDSETRMRSIFESAIEGIVVINERGQIETANAALLKLLGYEAHEFIGKNISLIIPSPYREHHDEYLANYLVTGKRGIIGTGRDVQAVRKDGSLIDIHLSVSEMHIGASRKYTGMIRDVSERTRMEEAVRESEERFRELAESIDAVFWLTTPDKQQVLYVSPAFETMWESPREILASNPTFWLDHIHPDDRKRVTVAAACQAHLPYDEEYRIVTPTGKVRWIRDRSFMIRNAQGETYRIAGIAEDITGAKELEAKLRASEQRHRSLVELSPHAIFVNCDDQIVFANQACVRLFGALGPAQILGKPAMDFIHPDSQAIARERITRVRATNEMLTAIEEQFIALDGRIIDVEMAAAAIRFEGKQAIQVILTDIRARKQLELALLATNMQLEAILASATNVSIIATNTDGIITTFNTGATAMLGYADRDMIGQHPLTALHLPEELNQLAGELHRDAATPLQPFDVLTEQARRGGFDEREWTYTRKDGGRLTVLVTITGLRNSDGQLTGFLAIGKDITPRKQAEAALTNAALELERKNAELAQARDTALQTARVKADFLATMSHEIRTPMNAIIGMTGLLLDTALTKEQHDFADTVRRSSDALLTIVNDILDFSKIEAGKLHFEELAFDLRLAVEDTMELLAEPAQSKGLELIALVDASAPIGVLGDPGRLRQILVNLVNNAIKFTSTGEVFLQVTRDPDGGPHMLRFTITDTGIGISPEAQTKLFQAFVQADSSTTRRFGGTGLGLAICQRLVAQMKGQIGVESRPGEGSTFWFTAHFPETALAAAPAALPWSRLRGRRILFVDPNKTVRKALQQELSAQGIECLGAESGRAAVELAQTVAAMQKPFDLALIELHMTDMDGFDTARALKEHASTASMRLVILTTIGRRGDGSTARALGIDAYLTKPIRPSQLLECFRQILGETAPTAAPAAEPVPAAPPLITRHTLADTHTAAMPRLLLAEDNPVNQKVACKMLEKLGYRVDVASNGQEAVAAHERAPYPLIFMDCQMPEVDGFEATALIRKMEGKSAHTPIVAMTANAMQGDRERCLAAGMDDYVAKPIRPKELQAVLERWLGNRATKTGTAG from the coding sequence ATGTACCACCTGCGATCCTTCCATCTCCGGGACATGACTGCCTGCGGAGCGGCGCTCCGTCGGCTGGGCGCAAACGCCAACAGCATCCAGGAGGTGGCCGACCGCCTCGTTCGCCATCTCTACCGCTCCTTCACCATGGCCCAGACCGGAGAGCCGGCTTGTGTCCTGGTGCGGCTGTTCAAGACGACGCACTACAGTCTTCTTCCTGAAGATCTTCAAACCCTGGCAGACCAGAAACTCCAGCCGGCACAACGAACTCCCGACCTCACCTGCCTGACTCTGCTCGGCAGTGCAGGCATCCATGAAGGATGGAATGATCCCGCCTTGTCCAGCCGCTTCCGTGTCCTACCGCTGAACGGCCCCGATACGCTTGAACGCCTCCCGATGTTCCATCAGCTGTTCCGGCGATTGGGCTTTCCCCTGCCTGAGACGGCAGGCGGAAAGCCGAATCTTCTGCTGGACCCCCATGAACATGAGTTCAACGTCTTCCATGTGCCGGAGGCGCTCGGCAGCCCGTACGTCCCGGCGCAAGAGAGATTCGTCCGTACGTACGGCATCCGCTCGGTATTAGGATTCGGCGCTCCATTACCCAACGGCGACCTCTTCTCCATTATTCTGTTCAGTCGAGATTTTATTCCCGAAGAAACGGCGCAGATGTTCAAGCCCTTAACCATCTGCGCACAAATCGCCCTTACACCCCATGCGAAGCCGATGGAGCGGGCACCACAGATCGGCGGCGCGGCGCAGTCGGAGACGAGAGACCTTGAACGGCTCCTCGCCGTGCATGAGCAGACCGTCAATGCGCAAGCCGACCGTCTTGAGCTCCTCGTGCAAGGTTCGCAGATTGGCACATGGGATTGGCACATTCCCAGCGGGCGCGTCACGTTCAACGAACGTTGGGCCGCCATATTGGGCTATCATCTGGACGAAGTCGAACCGCACGTTCGCACCTGGGAAGAACTCGTCCATCCCGACGACTTACCGGCTGTGATGGAAGCGGTTGCCGCCCATCTCCGCGGGGACCAGCCCACCTATTCCAGCGAGCATCGCCTCCGAACCAAATCCGGTAGCTGGCGCTGGGTGCTCGACAGCGGACGAGTGGTGGAGCGGGACGCTCAGGGCGCGCCGATCCGCGCCACCGGGTTGCACCTCGACATCTCTGACAGAAAAGAATTAGAGGCCGAGCAAGCGCTCGCCCAGCGCACCCTTCAGACGAAACAGGAGGCCTTGGATGAAGCCCAGCCCCTCGCGCATCTGGGCTCCTGGGAGTGGGACATCGCGACCGGGGCGGAGCGCTGGTCGGATGAGCACTACCGCATTTTCGGCCTCGATCCAGCGCAGACCACGCCGACCTATGCCATATTTCTGGCAGCTCTCCACCCCGACGATCGCGAACGGGTAGAACAGGCCGTCGCCAAGACGCTTCAATACGACACCCGCTACAACCTCGAGTGCCGGATTACCCGGCCAAGCGGGGAATTGCGCCATATCCATTGCCGTGGCATCGTGCGCCGGCACGCCGACGGATCACCGGTCGGCATGGCCGGGACCGTGCAGGACATCACCGAATATAAACGAGCAGAATTCGCCTGGCGGGACAGCGAAACCCGCATGCGGTCGATCTTTGAAAGTGCGATCGAAGGCATTGTCGTCATCAATGAACGGGGTCAGATTGAAACCGCCAATGCCGCGTTGTTGAAGCTGCTGGGGTATGAGGCGCATGAGTTCATCGGAAAAAACATTTCCCTGATCATACCGTCGCCCTATCGCGAGCATCACGACGAATACCTCGCCAACTATCTGGTCACCGGAAAACGCGGGATCATCGGAACCGGGCGCGATGTTCAGGCCGTGCGGAAGGACGGCAGTTTGATCGACATCCACCTGTCAGTCAGCGAGATGCACATCGGCGCCTCCAGGAAATATACGGGCATGATCCGTGACGTCTCCGAGCGCACACGAATGGAGGAAGCCGTCCGGGAGAGTGAGGAGCGGTTCCGCGAACTGGCCGAATCGATCGACGCGGTCTTTTGGCTCACGACTCCGGACAAACAGCAAGTCCTCTATGTCAGTCCAGCCTTTGAGACGATGTGGGAATCGCCCAGGGAGATCCTAGCGTCGAATCCCACGTTCTGGCTCGATCATATTCACCCCGATGACCGGAAACGGGTCACCGTGGCCGCGGCCTGCCAGGCCCATCTGCCGTATGACGAAGAATATCGGATCGTGACGCCAACCGGGAAGGTCCGGTGGATCAGAGATCGCAGTTTCATGATTCGCAACGCTCAGGGCGAAACGTACCGCATCGCCGGCATTGCTGAAGACATCACCGGCGCCAAGGAATTAGAAGCCAAACTGCGAGCCAGCGAGCAACGGCACCGATCGCTGGTCGAGTTATCCCCCCATGCAATCTTCGTCAATTGCGATGATCAGATCGTGTTCGCCAACCAAGCCTGCGTCAGACTCTTCGGCGCCCTCGGCCCTGCGCAGATCCTGGGAAAGCCGGCCATGGACTTCATTCATCCCGATTCACAGGCGATCGCGCGGGAGCGCATCACCCGCGTACGGGCGACCAACGAGATGCTCACTGCAATCGAAGAACAGTTCATCGCGCTCGACGGCAGAATCATTGATGTGGAAATGGCGGCGGCCGCGATTCGCTTCGAGGGCAAGCAGGCCATTCAAGTCATCCTGACCGACATTCGCGCGCGAAAGCAGTTAGAGCTGGCGTTACTGGCCACAAACATGCAGCTTGAGGCCATTCTGGCCAGCGCCACCAACGTCTCCATCATCGCCACCAATACCGACGGCATCATCACCACGTTCAACACCGGCGCGACGGCGATGCTGGGGTATGCCGACAGGGACATGATCGGCCAACACCCTCTGACGGCGCTCCACCTGCCGGAAGAACTGAATCAATTGGCCGGCGAACTGCACCGCGATGCCGCGACGCCACTCCAACCGTTCGACGTGCTGACCGAACAGGCGCGACGCGGCGGATTCGATGAACGCGAGTGGACCTACACCAGAAAAGACGGCGGTCGCCTGACCGTGTTGGTCACGATCACCGGGCTGCGCAACAGTGACGGGCAGTTGACTGGGTTTCTCGCCATCGGCAAGGACATCACGCCGCGCAAACAAGCGGAGGCCGCGCTCACGAACGCCGCGCTGGAATTGGAACGTAAGAACGCGGAATTGGCCCAGGCGCGCGACACGGCCCTTCAAACAGCCCGAGTCAAAGCCGACTTCCTCGCCACGATGAGCCACGAAATCCGCACGCCGATGAACGCGATCATCGGCATGACCGGACTGCTGCTGGATACCGCCCTGACGAAAGAGCAGCACGATTTCGCCGATACCGTACGCCGTTCCAGCGACGCCCTGCTCACCATCGTCAACGACATTCTCGACTTTTCGAAAATCGAAGCCGGCAAGCTTCACTTTGAGGAGTTGGCCTTTGATCTTCGCCTGGCCGTCGAAGACACCATGGAGTTACTGGCGGAACCGGCACAGAGCAAAGGGCTGGAGCTGATTGCACTCGTCGATGCGTCGGCGCCGATCGGCGTCCTGGGAGATCCCGGCCGACTCCGGCAGATCCTGGTCAATCTGGTGAACAACGCCATCAAATTCACGTCTACCGGTGAAGTCTTTCTCCAGGTCACCCGTGATCCGGATGGCGGACCACACATGCTGCGGTTCACCATCACCGATACGGGCATCGGCATCTCGCCGGAGGCGCAGACGAAATTGTTCCAAGCCTTCGTGCAAGCCGACAGTTCCACCACCCGCCGATTTGGAGGGACGGGGCTTGGCCTCGCCATCTGCCAGCGGCTCGTCGCACAGATGAAGGGGCAGATCGGAGTCGAAAGCCGTCCGGGAGAAGGCAGCACCTTCTGGTTTACCGCCCACTTTCCCGAGACCGCCCTGGCTGCCGCGCCAGCCGCCCTCCCCTGGAGTCGACTCCGCGGACGGCGCATCCTGTTCGTAGATCCCAATAAAACTGTCCGGAAGGCCCTGCAGCAAGAACTGTCCGCACAAGGCATCGAGTGCCTTGGCGCTGAATCCGGCCGGGCCGCGGTCGAACTGGCGCAAACCGTCGCCGCCATGCAGAAACCCTTCGACTTGGCGCTGATTGAATTGCACATGACCGATATGGATGGATTCGACACCGCACGCGCGCTCAAAGAACATGCGAGCACTGCGTCGATGCGATTGGTCATCCTCACCACAATCGGACGACGAGGCGACGGCAGCACGGCCCGGGCCTTGGGAATCGATGCCTATCTCACGAAGCCGATCCGGCCCTCACAGCTATTGGAATGTTTCAGGCAGATATTAGGCGAGACGGCACCGACTGCGGCCCCGGCCGCGGAACCGGTTCCCGCCGCGCCGCCGTTGATCACCCGGCATACCCTCGCCGATACACACACGGCCGCGATGCCGCGCCTGCTCCTGGCGGAAGACAATCCCGTGAATCAAAAGGTCGCCTGCAAAATGTTGGAGAAGCTCGGGTACCGAGTCGACGTGGCCAGCAACGGACAGGAAGCCGTGGCCGCCCACGAACGCGCTCCCTACCCACTGATTTTCATGGACTGCCAAATGCCCGAAGTGGACGGGTTTGAGGCCACGGCCTTGATTCGCAAGATGGAAGGGAAGTCCGCCCATACTCCCATTGTCGCCATGACCGCCAATGCCATGCAAGGAGACCGTGAACGGTGTCTGGCTGCGGGAATGGATGACTATGTGGCCAAACCGATCCGACCGAAGGAACTGCAAGCGGTCCTGGAACGCTGGCTCGGAAATCGCGCAACCAAAACCGGCACAGCAGGATAG
- a CDS encoding beta-ketoacyl-[acyl-carrier-protein] synthase family protein, with the protein MTPQTSRRVVITGMGVISPLGCTVDLFWHLLSRGESAVKPITSFDTSPFQACLAAEVRDFDPEDFLHRKQARRMGRATQFAVASAMMAARDSGINLEQEDRGAIGISIGTSIGGMKEAFEFHDAARLNAYERVNPFTMGMTFPNAISSEVAIVLGLHGPCETYSIGCSSTANAIGRAYEWIKSGQSSLVVAGGTEAPLHPSVYAAMNAGRALAPDERGTIRNLPRPFDKTRCGMVLGEGAGCFILEDYEHARARGAKMYAELEGWGFTCDAHSMVKAACTGQEQQRAARLALSTAHWFPEEVDYVNACGLGTMELDAIETHTVKQVLGDHAYRVPVSSFKAALGHAFAASGAFQLIGTAKAMEHQFIPPTLNLTTPDPTCDLDYVSGSGRAVHVNRALINSFGFGGKNIVLALSRVNVGIADTGSARAIPGYSMNQLAGVS; encoded by the coding sequence ATGACACCACAGACCTCTCGTCGAGTCGTCATCACCGGCATGGGAGTGATTTCCCCGTTGGGTTGCACCGTCGATCTCTTTTGGCATCTGTTGAGCCGGGGGGAAAGCGCGGTGAAGCCGATCACGTCCTTCGACACATCTCCCTTTCAAGCCTGCCTTGCCGCTGAAGTGCGGGATTTCGATCCCGAGGACTTTTTGCATCGTAAACAGGCTCGCCGCATGGGACGGGCAACTCAGTTCGCCGTCGCCAGCGCCATGATGGCGGCGCGTGATTCCGGGATCAATCTGGAACAGGAAGACCGGGGCGCCATCGGCATCAGCATCGGCACCTCTATCGGCGGCATGAAAGAAGCGTTTGAATTCCACGATGCGGCGAGACTGAACGCCTATGAGCGAGTCAATCCCTTTACAATGGGAATGACCTTCCCAAATGCGATCTCCTCCGAAGTGGCCATCGTCCTGGGGCTGCATGGTCCCTGCGAAACCTACTCCATCGGATGTTCTTCGACGGCAAATGCCATCGGACGCGCGTATGAATGGATCAAGTCGGGACAGTCCTCACTCGTCGTGGCGGGTGGAACGGAAGCGCCGCTACATCCCAGCGTGTACGCCGCCATGAACGCCGGGCGGGCCCTAGCGCCGGATGAACGCGGCACGATTCGCAACCTTCCACGGCCTTTCGATAAAACCCGATGCGGCATGGTGTTGGGCGAAGGAGCCGGTTGCTTCATCCTGGAAGACTATGAGCATGCCCGTGCGCGAGGGGCCAAAATGTATGCCGAACTCGAGGGCTGGGGGTTTACCTGCGATGCCCATTCGATGGTGAAAGCCGCCTGTACAGGGCAAGAACAGCAACGGGCGGCCCGCCTGGCGCTCTCGACTGCCCATTGGTTTCCTGAAGAGGTGGACTATGTGAATGCCTGTGGGCTCGGAACCATGGAGTTGGACGCGATCGAAACACACACGGTGAAGCAAGTCTTGGGTGACCATGCCTACCGGGTGCCGGTCAGTTCCTTCAAAGCGGCGTTGGGCCATGCCTTCGCGGCCAGCGGAGCCTTTCAACTGATTGGAACCGCGAAAGCGATGGAGCATCAGTTCATTCCCCCCACCCTGAATCTGACGACCCCGGATCCAACTTGCGATTTGGATTACGTCTCAGGAAGCGGGCGCGCGGTGCACGTCAATCGCGCCCTGATCAACAGTTTTGGATTCGGCGGCAAGAATATCGTGCTCGCGCTGTCACGCGTGAATGTCGGCATCGCCGACACCGGTTCAGCACGAGCAATCCCGGGATACAGCATGAACCAGCTGGCAGGAGTGTCCTAA
- a CDS encoding TIGR00645 family protein has protein sequence MSHPSPSHTPSSPSASVHRVEQLFEILIFGSRWIQAPLYGGLIVAELLYAAKFLTELWHMIVHFREESETLFMLGVLSLIDVTMVANLLTMVIIGGYATFVSKLDLETHPDRPEWLTHVDPGTIKIKLAASLVGISSIHLLKAFVDVTNENPEHIKWKIFIHMTFLGSAIFLAYTDKLMQRDRKH, from the coding sequence GTGAGTCATCCGTCTCCATCCCATACCCCGTCATCCCCATCCGCTTCGGTCCATCGCGTTGAGCAGCTTTTCGAAATCCTGATCTTCGGCAGCCGTTGGATTCAGGCGCCGCTGTACGGCGGACTGATCGTCGCGGAACTCCTCTATGCCGCCAAGTTCCTCACGGAACTCTGGCACATGATCGTCCATTTCCGCGAGGAAAGCGAAACCCTCTTCATGCTTGGTGTGCTGTCACTCATCGATGTCACCATGGTGGCCAACCTCTTGACCATGGTCATCATCGGCGGGTACGCGACATTTGTCAGCAAACTGGACCTTGAAACCCATCCGGACCGGCCGGAATGGCTCACCCATGTGGATCCCGGCACCATCAAGATCAAGCTGGCGGCCTCGCTGGTCGGTATTTCCAGTATCCACCTCCTCAAGGCCTTTGTGGACGTGACCAACGAAAACCCCGAACACATCAAGTGGAAAATTTTTATTCACATGACCTTCCTGGGTTCGGCGATCTTCCTGGCCTACACTGACAAACTGATGCAACGAGACCGGAAACACTGA